GCCATCATCGCCCACGTCGCCTCGGGACTGGGTGTCGGCTTCATCGCTTCCGACTTGCAGAAATTCAATCACCCTCAAGTGGTTTACCGCGAACTCTCCAAGGCGAAACCCTATCTCACCCTGGGAATAGCCTATAACGACAGAGAGCTCTCTCCCGTGATCAGGATCTTCAGGGATATCGCCGTGGAGATGGGCAAGACGTTGAAATAAAGCCCTTTTTCGAGCCTCGCGGCTCCGCGCCCCTTTACCGGAGAAAGCCGTGCAGGCTCTTCCTGCAACCGGCCGACCCGTCGAGGGCGATTCCGTCCGAGCGACACCGTCCGCCGACAGGCCCATGAAAAGGCCTTCCCCTGCCTTCCCCTGTCCTCTCCTGCCGCTCCGGTCCACATCGAGCTTGCCACGTCATCAAGAGAAGCCCTCCCTCGGACTTCCCGCGGGGCACGCTCTCCCGATTCCGCGCCGGAACCCCCTGCCTTTTCCTTTCCGGGCACCCTTCATCCTCGACGGAGATCGAATCTCAGCCCGGAACGAATCGCTGGCCCTCTCCCCGGAGCGATCACCCCTCCCCTCCGGCTGATAGGCAAAGGCTATTAATTGATACGAAGGCATCATTGGACAGCGACGTTTCGATCTTCTGACTTGAATGTTACAGACATTCAAGTGTGAAAGGAGAAACATATGCCGCCGACCTCGAAGAACGCATTCGGAAAGGACGTCATCCGGATCACCGGAATACGGACGCTGGTCGTGAACGCCGAGATGAGGAATTGGGTTTTCGTCAAGGTGCTGACCGATCAGGACGGGCTATACGGCTGGGGAGAGGCAAGCCTCAACTGGAAGACGAGGGCCGTCGTCAGCGCCATCGAGGACCTGGAGCCTCTGCTGTCGGCCAAAGACCCGAGAGACATCGAATTCTGCCTCGAGACCCTGAAGAAACAGAGCTACTACAAGCTCGGGATCATCGGCGTCACCGCCATCAGCGGCATCGAACAGGCCCTGTGGGACATCTGCGGCAAAGGGTACGGCGTCCCCGTCTGGAGGCTCCTGGGCGGGAAGACCCGCGACAGGGTCCGGGTCTACACCCATCTCGGCCTGGGCGACATGCGTTCCGTCTACGAGACCTTCGAGACCGGGCGGCTCGTCGGGAAAGCCCTGGAAGTGGAGGCGACGTTGTGGGCCAGGGTCACGCCGGAAAAGCCCTCTCCCGCGGAAGGGACCTGGACGTCTTCGGCCAGGGCCTCGCGGGGATAGAGGGCGAGCCAGGTCCCTTCGAGGGAGAAGAAGACGATGCCCTCTCCGCCGGGAAGGCGGGGAAAGCCCAGCCCCTCCCCCTAGAAGACCGCCGATCTGTCGAGATCGCTCACGCCGAGAGTGACGAGGGTGATTTTCGGTTTCACGTTCATCGGCTCCTTTCGCGTCGCCGGGCGGCAGGTTCGGTCGAGGTGCAAGGGGCCCTTTGCCGTCGACGGGAAATCCCCTCTCGCCCGCAGGTTGCCGTCAGAGGTAGTCCGGGGGATCGACCTTTCCGACGGACGCCATGTAGACGACGAATTCGTCGGTGCCGTCGACGCCGACGAGCCTGTCGGCCGCCTCCTGGTCGTAGGCGGCAATGGCGCAGGTTCCGGCTCCGACGGCCTCGCAGGCCAGATAGAGATTCTGGCAGACATGGCCGGCGTCGAGGGCGATGACCTTGACCGAGGCCTCGCCGTAGCGCCACTCCGTCCGCTCCGGCAGGGCCGTCCAGAGGAAGGTCAGGGCCCCCTTCCCGACGAAGGCCTGTCCTGAAGCGGCCTCGACGGTCCGTTGCTCCAGGTTGTCGGGAGAGACCAGCCAGACCAGCCCCTGCTCCAGAGGGAGGTAGCGATAGAGCCCCCGGGCGAGTCCCTCGACGTCGAAGACGGCCAGGTAGGTCTCGAAGGGATGGCGGCAGCCCGCCGAGGGAACGGTCCGGTAGCCCCTGATCTCGTCGCGCACCTCCCTCATGCCCTGGACGGCCCAGAGGAGGAAGGAAAGTTCGGCGAGGGAGAGGGGCGCGTCGCGGAAAGAGCGGTGGGACCGACGACGGGCGATGGCGGCGAAGAGGGAGAGGCCGCTCACTTCGGGCCACGCCTCCGGGAGGGGGAGAGGAAGGATCGTCGCCCCCTCGGGAAGGGGCTTCTCCAGCGGCGGAGGCGGATAGCCCAGGTTCTGGGCCGTTCGGGTGAAATCGACGCTCCGGCGAATGGTGTCTTTCAGAAAAAAGCGAAGTTCTTCCTTCACGGTACAGCCTCCCTTCGACGGGCCCTTTTTTCGCAGAAAGGAGGCTCCGTCGTTCCCTCTATGTCCTCACAAGTTAGCAGAAACCTCAGGGTCATTCAACGTTCGCCCCGCCCGATGGCTGGAGCTCACGAAGGGCTAAGACCGTCGTTTCAACGACACACGGCCGGAGCGAAGGACAGGGGCCCCTGGTCGGCGCCGGCAAGGGGCTTCAAGGGACCGCAACGTCCGACATCGAGGAGAGGAGGCGACACACTCCCCGCTATAAAGCGCGAGGTCCCAAGGGGCCTCCTGGGAAAAGGGCCTTTTCAGCCGAGCGGGGGGACGGAGCGGCAGAAGGCGTCGACGTCGAACTTGCGTCTCGCCCCGGCCAGGTTCATGTAGCGCACTTTTCCGAAGAGGGGCCGCTCCGGCCAAGCCCGGTCGTGGACGCCGCCGATGCTCCAGGCGACGCCGGCATAGCCGTTGGGATCGCGACCGTCCAGCTCGTAGCGATCGTTGAGCAAGAGGGCGCGACGGAGGGCCTCCTCGGGCGAGGGGGACCATTCGAAGATCTTCTTGGCCCAGTACATGCGGAGCCAGCCCTGCATCTTGCCGGTAAGGACCATCTGACGCTGGGCGGCGTTCCAGAGGGGATCGTCGGTACGGGCCTCCTCGAGATCGGCCGGACCGTAGAGGAGGGGCCGTTCGTCGGAGCGGTGGGCGTCGAGGGTCCTGCGGGCCCAGTCGGGGAAGCCCTCGAAGCGGTCGTAGGCCTCGTTATAAAAGCAGAAGTTGTCGGCCAGCTCGCGCCGGACGACGAGCTCCTCGAGAAAGGCCTCCTTCGCCTCGTCGGAAGCGGCGCTTCGGGTGACTTCCAGGGCGGCGCGCCGGGCCGATATCTGGCCGAAGTGCAGATAGGGGGAGAGTCCCGACTGGGCCTCCTCGTTGGGATCGTTCCGTTTCCCGTCGTAATCGGTCAGACCGGCGGCGAGGAAGGCGTCAAGCCGCCTCCGCCCGGCGGCGCTCCCGGGAGGGCCCGAGGCCGGAAGAGGGGAGGGCAGGTTTTTACGCGCCTCGACGAGACGGTCGAGGGATCGGGAACCTTCGTCCTCCCGGGACCAGGGAAAGGGGTGGTCCTTCAGGGAGGGCATGTCCTCGAGGAACCGGGGGAGAAGGGCCCTGATCTTGGGCCGGAAGGTGTAGGCGGCGTACTCCTGCTTGAACGAGGCCCGGCGGCAGGGAACGACGTTGTGGCCGTCGACTTCGAAGAAGGGAACGGACACCCGAACGGCGATCTCCCGCTGCCAGAGCCGTTTTTCCCGGAGGGGATCGAAATCGCAGAAGAGGGCGGAGGCCCCTCGCGCCCCGATCCAGCGGGGAATCTCGAGGACCGGGTCACCTCGAAGGACGATGAGGGGGATCTTGCGGCGGGCCAGATCGCGAGCCGTCTCGATCAGGCCGTCGAGCATGAAGGCGAAGGCTCCCCCGGGAGCTCCCTTGAACGAGGGCAATAGGCAGAAGAGGACGGCCAGCGGTTCCTTCCGGGCCAGGGCCATCTCCTGGGCGGCAAGGAGGGCCCCGTTGTCCTCGGCCCTCTGGTCGCGGCTCATCCAGCAGACGACGGGCCCCTCCTGACGGGAGCCCTCGTTGAGGGTCCAGATCCGTTCGACCTCGGTCACGGCGTCTCCTCCCGCCGAATCTGGGCCTCCCAATGTTCGGCCTGGGCCTTCAGCCGCGTCATGCGCCGCTCCGTCGGAGGATGGGAGTTGAAGCCGCTGGGCGACGTGACGAGACCGGCCTCGGCCATGCGCCTGATGGCGTTGTAGAGGCCCCAGGGGGAATAGCCGGACCGGGCCAGCGTGGCCACGGCGAAATCGTCGGCCTCCACCTCCTGCTCCCGGCTGTACCCCTGGGAGGCCAGGACGGCTCCGGCGCCGAGGGCGATCTCCGTCGCCTTTCCCCCTCCCAGGAGACGGCTCAGAAGATCGGCGGCGAGAGCGATGCCGGCGTTCTTCTGAGCCCCTTCCTCGATGTGGCC
The DNA window shown above is from Aminithiophilus ramosus and carries:
- a CDS encoding enolase-like domain-containing protein, with the translated sequence MNAEMRNWVFVKVLTDQDGLYGWGEASLNWKTRAVVSAIEDLEPLLSAKDPRDIEFCLETLKKQSYYKLGIIGVTAISGIEQALWDICGKGYGVPVWRLLGGKTRDRVRVYTHLGLGDMRSVYETFETGRLVGKALEVEATLWARVTPEKPSPAEGTWTSSARASRG
- a CDS encoding SagB/ThcOx family dehydrogenase — its product is MKEELRFFLKDTIRRSVDFTRTAQNLGYPPPPLEKPLPEGATILPLPLPEAWPEVSGLSLFAAIARRRSHRSFRDAPLSLAELSFLLWAVQGMREVRDEIRGYRTVPSAGCRHPFETYLAVFDVEGLARGLYRYLPLEQGLVWLVSPDNLEQRTVEAASGQAFVGKGALTFLWTALPERTEWRYGEASVKVIALDAGHVCQNLYLACEAVGAGTCAIAAYDQEAADRLVGVDGTDEFVVYMASVGKVDPPDYL
- a CDS encoding deoxyribodipyrimidine photo-lyase; this encodes MTEVERIWTLNEGSRQEGPVVCWMSRDQRAEDNGALLAAQEMALARKEPLAVLFCLLPSFKGAPGGAFAFMLDGLIETARDLARRKIPLIVLRGDPVLEIPRWIGARGASALFCDFDPLREKRLWQREIAVRVSVPFFEVDGHNVVPCRRASFKQEYAAYTFRPKIRALLPRFLEDMPSLKDHPFPWSREDEGSRSLDRLVEARKNLPSPLPASGPPGSAAGRRRLDAFLAAGLTDYDGKRNDPNEEAQSGLSPYLHFGQISARRAALEVTRSAASDEAKEAFLEELVVRRELADNFCFYNEAYDRFEGFPDWARRTLDAHRSDERPLLYGPADLEEARTDDPLWNAAQRQMVLTGKMQGWLRMYWAKKIFEWSPSPEEALRRALLLNDRYELDGRDPNGYAGVAWSIGGVHDRAWPERPLFGKVRYMNLAGARRKFDVDAFCRSVPPLG